In one Magallana gigas chromosome 9, xbMagGiga1.1, whole genome shotgun sequence genomic region, the following are encoded:
- the LOC105332974 gene encoding uncharacterized protein, giving the protein MTLNMMLCIRYRKEQNREYYERLPLLPKHVIRVRQYGSTIALSVEHINRKFNKVIWEKDGTKLKSKKKKFDIDHDLPRSTTLILHDVTEKDSAIYQCILRSKNDVECSDLTSIEFNTIKLNKQFSKSKADEKRKEFKARLLHQPTINPSSRHRNVVKYNVIVSKQIQTTDIAKEGLFARTTETDIRRILHYGVLLSENSRLHWQALSGHSVVNKIYQRFHNTNIRSKTSREYQKKCAIIGSLQCTDRHVTFISGDVEYSTLCSYLENGCITNKLEALLESRNIATIKKYFQKNGYIPNPNEKCICVPKNYFETIQTD; this is encoded by the exons TAATACGAGTTCGTCAATATGGCAGCACCATCGCACTAAGTGTGGAACACATCAACAGAAAATTCAACAAAGTGATCTGGGAAAAGGATGGAACAAAActtaaatccaagaaaaagaaatttgataTTGACCATGATCTACCACGATCGACAACCTTGATATTACATGACGTCACAGAAAAAGATAGCGCCATCTATCAATGTATTCTGAGATCTAAAAATGACGTAGAATGTAGTGATCTTACTTCAATAG AGTTCAATACAATTAAATTGAACAAACAATTCAGCAAATCAAAGGCGgacgaaaaaagaaaagaatttaaaGCCCGCCTTTTGCATCAGCCAACCATCAATCCCAGCAGTCGTCACCGGAATGTCGTCAAGTACAACGTCATAGTAtcaaaacaaatacaaacaaCGGATATAGCCAAGGAAG gTCTTTTTGCCCGGACGACAGAAACGGACATTAGGCGGATCCTCCACTATGGCGTGTTACTGAGTGAGAACTCACGTCTACACTGGCAAGCTCTGAGCGGTCACTCCGTGGTCAACAAGATATACCAGAGGTTCCACAATACCAACATCCGATCCAAAACATCACGAGAATACCAGAAAAAGTGCGCCATTATCGGCAGTCTACAGTGTACAGACAGACACGTGACATTCATTTCTGGTGATGTTGAGTATTCAACGCTTTGCTCATATCTGGAAAATGGTTGCATCACCAACAAACTAGAAGCTCTATTAGAGAGTAGAAATATTGCGACcattaaaaagtattttcagaAGAATGGATATATACCAAATCCTAATGAGAAATGTATTTGTGTACctaaaaattactttgaaaCAATCCAGACGGACTAA